The region GGTGTGCCCCGAGCCGACGTAGCGCCAGTGGGCGTCTGTGATCAGGTCGGGGTCGGCGGGTTGGGTTTCGCCGGATTGGTGGTTGGCGCGTTCGGCGCGTAGTGCTGTGTAGGTGGTGGAGTAGGCACGGGATTTGGTGAGGATGTGGCCCCGATAGCCGAGGGTGTGAGCCCAGGAGCGCAGACGTAGGGGTTCCAGTTCGAGGAGGCCGCCAAGGCGCCAGCAGGTGCGCATGAGGGCGCGTACGTGTGCCGACACGGGGGCAGCTGTGATCTCGTCGGGGCTGGTGATCTGGTGGTCGAGTCCGGCCCCGGTGTCGGTGGCCCCTTTGGTGACGTACTTGGCGACGTAGGCGGCTACTGCGTCGTCGGCCAGGCCCTCACCGTCGCCGAAGGCCCGGAGCGGCCGGGCGTCGAGTTCGGCGCCCCAGCGCAGTTCGTGTTCCCCCAGGACCGCGCTGAAGGGGGTACGGAGCCGTACGGCCGCAGCGGCGGTGCGGACCACGGCCGTGAGCACGTCGGCCGTTGCCCAGACCGGGGGCGAATCGTCTGGCCCGCGTGCGCCGTCCAGACGCACGACAGCGTGGACGTGGACGGCTGCGCGCTTTTGGTACTCGGCGACTTTGGCGTAGGAGATGCGCAGGCTGCGCCGCAGGCCGGTACGGGTGCGCCCGACACGGGCGGCGAGGTGGTTGTACAGGTTGTCGGTGAACGCCTTCCACAGCCGTCCCGCGTGCGCGTGCCACAGGACGTGTGCCGGGTAGTCGTAGCAGTCGGGGCACAGCGGCTGGCCGGTGAGCGGGTCGTCTGCGTCGTGGACGGCCGGGCAGCCGAGGGGACGGCCGTGTTCGCACTCTCCGCCGTCGCGGCGCGGTCGACAGCGCCGGCCGTCAGCGGTGACGTGGTGGACGGGGCCGAAGCTGGGGGCCGTGAGGGTGAGGAAGAGCCGGGGTCGCTCGCGGACGTCCGCCGGTACGGTCTTGCCGCCGACGAGTCCGGCACGAACGAGGTGGAAGGTGTCGCCGGCGTGGAGGCGGGAGCAGGGGGCGCAGACGGTTTGGCGGCGGTTGCGGCAGCGGATCAGGAGCCGTTCGCCAGGCTCATCGCGGGTGTCGTAGTGGTGCAGTACCTCACCCGTGAGCGTGTCGCGGGTGGTGGTGGAGCCGGTGAGGTGGATCGGGTGGGCGCTGCCTCCGGTAGCGGT is a window of Streptomyces violaceusniger Tu 4113 DNA encoding:
- a CDS encoding replication initiator; this encodes MLDRAARLRQLFEVDRDLIRLVQGPRFGRWLEQITATGGSAHPIHLTGSTTTRDTLTGEVLHHYDTRDEPGERLLIRCRNRRQTVCAPCSRLHAGDTFHLVRAGLVGGKTVPADVRERPRLFLTLTAPSFGPVHHVTADGRRCRPRRDGGECEHGRPLGCPAVHDADDPLTGQPLCPDCYDYPAHVLWHAHAGRLWKAFTDNLYNHLAARVGRTRTGLRRSLRISYAKVAEYQKRAAVHVHAVVRLDGARGPDDSPPVWATADVLTAVVRTAAAAVRLRTPFSAVLGEHELRWGAELDARPLRAFGDGEGLADDAVAAYVAKYVTKGATDTGAGLDHQITSPDEITAAPVSAHVRALMRTCWRLGGLLELEPLRLRSWAHTLGYRGHILTKSRAYSTTYTALRAERANHQSGETQPADPDLITDAHWRYVGSGHTPGAALLAAGIAEDHARNREIAREEIAADSRGPVGSG